From the genome of Limnochordia bacterium:
TGAGGACATCGCCATTGAGGTAAGCTCCGTAGAGCTGTTCGCAAAACCTCGCTAGCGCTAGATTATCCGGGTGGGTCTTTGTGCCTCTCTTCAATACAAAGGGCACCAACCCAGTTTTTGTTGTCTCTTCATCGAGATTCGTTGAGAAGACCACGCGGATTAACGTGGTCTTAAACTTATCTGTGGGATAGACATAAAGACCTGTACCATTACCCAATTGAAACTCATGAAAGCCCCCATCCATGAAAAAGACCTCCTCATCAATAAACTGCATATATTAGCCTAACCAAAACACATGAATATGATAGCCTAACACACTATTGGTATTTTCCCTCTTAATGTAAAGTAGCGTTGCTCTTCATAGCACGATAGACACTTCATCCCGATCCATGCGTTCAATGGCATCGCGAATCTTCCCAGCCAATATGGGATCATCATCCCCAATAGCACCGCGAATCTGACGCAGCAAATCAATAGCTCGGCGCAGGTTGTACACAATATCCCCCTCATCAAGGTCCGAGTGACTAGTTATTTGAGAGAAATCCGCCCCCTTGCTCCACTGATAGGCCAAATGTACCATGTTTTCATGGAACCGAACACTGGAGGTCCCAACCAGATATTGCTCCATCCGCTCCAGTTTCTTATAAGCCTTGAATACTGGGCGCAGGTTCACTACGTTCTGTCTAGTGCTAATTTCACCTTTTCTAGGCTCGTAGCCAATGGCCACCGCCAGTCCATTTAGTTGATGCACATCCAGTTGATGTAGGAAACCGTCAAAGTATACTTCTGTAACTAGAATCTCTTGACCATGGATTTGCGCCGCAAACTCACCCCGAGCTGTGAGGGCATCATCACGAATGAAATCCAAGGCGGACAGCAAATCCCTTTTAGACTCAAATTCGGCTATGTACGCGTTTTTCGGTGCTAGTTGAGACAGTAGCCGACTGGTCCTCCGCAGTTCGTTTTGCACCTGCTTGTGTCTTCTTTGCATCTTGCGACATCGCCTAATCTGTTCCTTACTGCATCCTTCAACATCGGAAGCTAACTGTTTTTCCAAAGCCCTAAGCTGGGGCAGCAGTTTCTTCCTCTGACTGCGGTAATTCACTGCTTTGACCGCTTCATCTACCCGCCGCCGTAGTTTAGCAAGCTGTTTCTCCTGGGCTTCCCGTCGGAGGGGGCAGCTGCCCTTTGACCACTGTGTACAGTTCTCCTCAATGGAGCTCAACTCATCTCGTAGTTGCTGCTTGGTCGCAGTAAGGTCCAGATATTGTTTGTGTCTTTGCCAACTGGCAAAGTTCTTATCAAGGATACTTTTGATCTCGGGCGAATCATAGTTACGCACAAGATTTAGCACTGTATTGTATGACAGGCTAAACTGACTAACCAATGGCTCAATTTGATCCTCTTTACGAGTGGGAATCCTCTTTTCGGCAAAGTCCATCAGCTCCACGATAGCAAAAACGTAGCCGTGGGTGTCAATACCCCGTCTTCCGGCTCTCCCGGCCATTTGGAAATACTCTCTGTTCTTTAGCGCACGAAATTCAATGCCATCCCACTTACTGAGGGAGCTGAAGCAGACCGTTTTACAGGGAAAGTTCAAACCAACAGCAAAGGTCTCCGTACAATACAATACCTTAATTAATCGTTGTTCGAACAAGTCCTCTACCAGTTCCTTCATCATCGGCAACATTCCGGCATGATGGTATGCAATACCCGCAAGTAGAAACTCCTGAAGTTCCGGCAACCTGCTTGATTCTGTCTTCCCGTATTTTTCCTGATGTTTCTGGATAAACTCACCTACCTGGCTTTTCTCTGCCTTACTCAGGTAGTCTTTAACCCGAAAAAGGGCCCGGGCATTGTCTTGACATTGCTTACGACTAAACGTAAAAAAGAGGCATGGCAGGTACTCTTGATCCACCACATCCAATAGCTTCAGGTGACCGAATCGGTCCGGTCTGGGAAAGAAACCTTTACCCCGATTCTTGGTCCGTTTTACCTGATTGGCCAGTCGTTTCTCCGTTGTAATGCCCTGTTCAGGTTCGAATAGGTAATGCTCCAAGGGAACAGTTCGCTCAAAATGCTTGATTACCGCTACCTTCTGCTGCTGTACCCCTTCGATCCAAGCGGCCAATTCGTCCACATTGGGAATGGTCGCCGAAAGGCCCAGGAACCGCATATCCTTTGGCATGAAAATGAGGCTTTCCTCCCAGACCGAGCCCCGTTCAGGATCGTCAATATAGTGGATCTCATCGAAGATAACGTAAGCCACATCGGCTACGCGTGCAGGGGATAGATGCAACAGATTTCGGAAAATCTCAGTAGTCATTACCAGCACGGGGGCATCGGGATTGATCACCACATCACCAGTGAGAATACCAACGGCTTCCTCCCCCATCAGTTCCTTAAACTGCTTGTATTTCTGATTACTTAAAGCCTTAATCGGCGCCGTATAGATTACCCGTCGATGCTCTTGATACATCGTTTCAATTAGATAATCGGCCACCAAGGTCTTGCCCACCCCCGTAGGGGCTGATACCAATAACGAATGGCCTTGCAGGATCATGGAAATAGCTTCCCGCTGAAAGGGATCAAGGACTAGCCCGCGATATACCTTATCTACAAATTCCAAAAGGTCACTTCTCCTCCCATCCTTTGCCGTTATTCCCGAGGTTTTAGCTCATCACTGAAGACATAGGTCTCACCATCTAAGGTCAATTGAATCTCACCGTTGGTGATATCCATGAGCTTTTGATGCACCTGGGACCAGTAGTCCTTTGACACGGCAAGCTGCACCCGAACCTGTGCAGCATAGTCGACATCAATTATCTTAACCGGATACTCTGTAAGTACATTCTGGATCTTGCCCCAATAGGAATAGTCTATAACTCCTGAATATACTTGGCAGGGAATCTTCCAATCCATCCCCGCTTGTTTTATTCCTTCATAGGCAGCCTGTCGGTAAGCTCTCACTAACCCGCCGGCTCCAAGCAGCGTCCCGCCAAAGTAACGGGTTACCACCACTACAAGGTCAGTAAGGTCCCATTCGGTAATCAGCTCCATGATGGGACGGCCAGCAGTACCCGATGGCTCTCCATCGTCACTGAATCGCTGGATTTGCTGCGGTGATGAAACCAGATAAGCATAGACATGATGGGTAGCAGTTGGATGCTGTCTCCGGATTTCCTCAATGAAAGCAAGGGCTTCTTCTTCGGTACATGCGGGCAGTACTTGCGCGATGAACCGAGATTTTTTTACAACGATCTCAACTTGGCCAGCGTCTTTTACAGTGCGTTGTGCCACAATTCCAACCCTCTCAAAGATCTTCACCTTTGATAATGTTATTCATTGGGAATTGCTTTTCCTGCTCCAGTAGGGAAATCCGCACACAACCGGAACAACACCTAGGGCTGTAAACCAAGGAAACTGTTGATCTTTTCGGATAAACTAAGCCACAGGAGAAAAAGGCGGGGGAATCCCCCAAAAACAACTCGTATGAGGCTAACGGATAGCCCCACAGTCAACAATCCAATCATCACGCCCAGCTCTTTCCAACACTGATTCTTAATGAGGCCCTTCGCCTCGTAAGCACCAATCCCGAAAAACGCTAAGATAATTAGGACAACCTGCACGGGTATTCTCCTTCATCTAGATATCCAAAAAGCCTCGCACAGCCAAACCCGACCGTCGTAGCCCGGTGCGGATATCGATTTCTACAGCAAGTTCTTGAAAAAGTCGATCCCAATCTGCCTGCATCCTCTCCCACTCCTTGTAATAATTGCGGTAGAAGGAGGTACCAAACCCGAAGATGTCAGATTTATACTCCTTTTGGGCAGCATCCAGTACCGATTGGACTTCCCCTCTTATCGCCTCTGCCACCCGTCGTTCGATACTGGCCCATTTCTCAAGCTGGGTAATGGGATCGAAAAAAACTTGGGTCTCCCCAAGATTCCCTTCGACATTAATCTCGATCTTGATCTGGGGTTTCCCATCGATTATCTTGGGAGTCACTTTGCTTGAGGCCCGAATCACTTCAACCGTAATCAACCGATCTTGTTCGTTGGGGTACTCAACTACTAGGACAGTCCCCTTAATCTCTCCTTTGATCCAAAGAAGCCCTCTTGTTTGCTTCGGACCAAGCCAACCGACTAACTTATCCTTCTTGAAAACAGCAGCACCGGATAAGCGTGCGCTTGTTGAGATTACATCCCGTTTTGACTGTCCCCGTAGATCAACATCCGGTGGTCGATCTACAATTTCGGCCCGCAATGCCACTGGCTCCATTCCAGGGAGTTCTAGCATTTGCAATAAATCGTTTAGCTCAGTTCCTACCGTTGTCCCCAGGCCAGCAAGCGATCCAAGCAGGATACCCTGAGCACCTTCTGAGGGAAGCCTTTCTAGTTCAAACTCAGCCTGTAGTAAATCCACAGCCTTTGCTCCTTTGACAATCACCACTTGAACAGTCCTGCGGCTTTCCCCATCCCGGGCGAAAAGGTCGATGATTTCCATAATGCCCTCCCGGGCTAGTTCCTCTCCGATGAGAATAAACCTGTTGTGGGCCCAGAAGGGTCGTCTAGGACTTTGGGAAAGAAAATTCCGGATCGCTTCGAATACAGTATATCCGGTACTGGACACCAACCAGAAAGGTCGCTCCGCTACAACGGAAGGGCCCGCTAGAGCAAAGGGTTTGGCAATTTGGACACTGAGCATGATCTTGCCTTCTTCGGCTGCCTTATCCACCCCAACAGCTAACACGAACCCTAAGGTTTCGATCTCCCGTCGGTTCCAGCAGCTAGTTAGAAACATCATTAGAATCAAGACAACCAGTACAAGTCTTCGCGTCCTTATACTCATCACGCATCGCTCCTTAATCTGCGGAATAGCCAAGCAGCCGTAAGGGGCAGAAGAATAACCAAGACCATTATGATCGAAAGATATCCCCACATGTCATATTCAAGAAACCGTTCCAGTTCCACAATGCTCTCAAAGGCCACCACACTCAAGGGCACCGCCAAAGCCGCGATAGGATAAACCAGAAACCGATATCCTTTTAGATTAAAGATCTGAGCAAGACCGATCGCCGTCGCCCAAAGCAAAGTTGCCAGGTTAATGCCACTACTTAGCAGCCATACCCCCATGGATATTGCCTCCACCCGCTCAAAGAATCTAGCAATGGTGATCATGCGCGTAAGGCTATAAGGAGGCATCGTTAACCCATTTGCCGTGGGTCCAAAGACAGCCACCACCAAAATGGCAAACACCACAAGGATCACTCCGCTAATCAGCAGTCCAAGTAAGGAATACTTGAGGGCCTCATCCCGCTTATTCAAATAGGGAACGATAAGACCAAGGACAATCAGCTCTGTATAGAAGGAAAAGGAACTGATGGACGGTCGAATTAACCAAAGGGGACCCTGGGAGAGCACCGGTTTAAGTCGGAGGAAATCTGTTTTTTCGTAGGGTAACACCCAGATTAATAGAACAAAGGCCAGCACCACAAAAAGACTGTTTTCCCCCATTCGAGAGAAAACCTCTAACCCACATCGGGCGGCATTGGCAGCAATAGCCAACAGAACGATGATAAATACTAGAATCGGGGTGTCAGGCATAATGGCAACCGTTAAGGAATCCCCAATACTCCGGGTGGCAACAACGATATCCCAGATCAGATAGCTCAAGACTGCCGCTCCAATAATTCTGCCAAAGAAAGGTCCAAGTGCTTCGATGGCGTACTCAATAATGGTCTTGTCAGGGAACCATTCAGCCAACTTGATGATCCATAATAAAAAAGGAATCGCCACAGCTAAACTGACCAATCCCGCAAGCCATGCATCCTGTACCGGGGAAAGACCTGTGATTAACGGAAAGGTAATCATGATGGATACAATCCGACCAAGGATAATCAGCGCCATCATTTGACGCCCTGAGATCCTTCCTTTCTCCAGCTGCATACTTACTCTCCTTTCCGTCTTTTTCTTGGGGCTTTAGGTGGTCGGGGCTTTAGTTGCTTCTCCTGAAGAGTCGGTCTCTCGGTCCAAATAAGACCGGGTCTGGTATCCATGGCCCACCAGGGAGCTCTTATCATGACATCCTTGAAATCCGAAAATACAACCGGAGCTAGGGGCTCCAAATAGGGTACTCCAAAGGAACGTAACGAACACAGATGAATCAAGAGCATGAACAAACCCACAAAAACGCCAAAAAGGCCCAGGGTACTGGCTAAGATAATCAAGGGAAACCTAAGAAGTCGGACACTGATCCCCAGACTGTAGATTGGAGTAGTAAAAGAAGCAATCGCCGTTACGGCTACGACAATAATCATCGCAGAGGAGACAAGGCTTGCTTCTACGGCAGCTTGTCCTAGAATCAGTACACCAACAATACTAATTGCTGGTCCGATCACCATCGGTAGGCGCACACCCGCTTCCCGCAGAATCTCAAAAGCTACTTCCATAAGCAATGCTTCTACAACCGCGGGAAAGGGAACCCCCTCCCTTTGGGCTGCAATTGCAAGCACTAACG
Proteins encoded in this window:
- a CDS encoding YigZ family protein; the encoded protein is MAQRTVKDAGQVEIVVKKSRFIAQVLPACTEEEALAFIEEIRRQHPTATHHVYAYLVSSPQQIQRFSDDGEPSGTAGRPIMELITEWDLTDLVVVVTRYFGGTLLGAGGLVRAYRQAAYEGIKQAGMDWKIPCQVYSGVIDYSYWGKIQNVLTEYPVKIIDVDYAAQVRVQLAVSKDYWSQVHQKLMDITNGEIQLTLDGETYVFSDELKPRE
- a CDS encoding Ger(x)C family spore germination protein is translated as MSIRTRRLVLVVLILMMFLTSCWNRREIETLGFVLAVGVDKAAEEGKIMLSVQIAKPFALAGPSVVAERPFWLVSSTGYTVFEAIRNFLSQSPRRPFWAHNRFILIGEELAREGIMEIIDLFARDGESRRTVQVVIVKGAKAVDLLQAEFELERLPSEGAQGILLGSLAGLGTTVGTELNDLLQMLELPGMEPVALRAEIVDRPPDVDLRGQSKRDVISTSARLSGAAVFKKDKLVGWLGPKQTRGLLWIKGEIKGTVLVVEYPNEQDRLITVEVIRASSKVTPKIIDGKPQIKIEINVEGNLGETQVFFDPITQLEKWASIERRVAEAIRGEVQSVLDAAQKEYKSDIFGFGTSFYRNYYKEWERMQADWDRLFQELAVEIDIRTGLRRSGLAVRGFLDI
- a CDS encoding endospore germination permease; its protein translation is MQLEKGRISGRQMMALIILGRIVSIMITFPLITGLSPVQDAWLAGLVSLAVAIPFLLWIIKLAEWFPDKTIIEYAIEALGPFFGRIIGAAVLSYLIWDIVVATRSIGDSLTVAIMPDTPILVFIIVLLAIAANAARCGLEVFSRMGENSLFVVLAFVLLIWVLPYEKTDFLRLKPVLSQGPLWLIRPSISSFSFYTELIVLGLIVPYLNKRDEALKYSLLGLLISGVILVVFAILVVAVFGPTANGLTMPPYSLTRMITIARFFERVEAISMGVWLLSSGINLATLLWATAIGLAQIFNLKGYRFLVYPIAALAVPLSVVAFESIVELERFLEYDMWGYLSIIMVLVILLPLTAAWLFRRLRSDA
- a CDS encoding DEAD/DEAH box helicase, which codes for MEFVDKVYRGLVLDPFQREAISMILQGHSLLVSAPTGVGKTLVADYLIETMYQEHRRVIYTAPIKALSNQKYKQFKELMGEEAVGILTGDVVINPDAPVLVMTTEIFRNLLHLSPARVADVAYVIFDEIHYIDDPERGSVWEESLIFMPKDMRFLGLSATIPNVDELAAWIEGVQQQKVAVIKHFERTVPLEHYLFEPEQGITTEKRLANQVKRTKNRGKGFFPRPDRFGHLKLLDVVDQEYLPCLFFTFSRKQCQDNARALFRVKDYLSKAEKSQVGEFIQKHQEKYGKTESSRLPELQEFLLAGIAYHHAGMLPMMKELVEDLFEQRLIKVLYCTETFAVGLNFPCKTVCFSSLSKWDGIEFRALKNREYFQMAGRAGRRGIDTHGYVFAIVELMDFAEKRIPTRKEDQIEPLVSQFSLSYNTVLNLVRNYDSPEIKSILDKNFASWQRHKQYLDLTATKQQLRDELSSIEENCTQWSKGSCPLRREAQEKQLAKLRRRVDEAVKAVNYRSQRKKLLPQLRALEKQLASDVEGCSKEQIRRCRKMQRRHKQVQNELRRTSRLLSQLAPKNAYIAEFESKRDLLSALDFIRDDALTARGEFAAQIHGQEILVTEVYFDGFLHQLDVHQLNGLAVAIGYEPRKGEISTRQNVVNLRPVFKAYKKLERMEQYLVGTSSVRFHENMVHLAYQWSKGADFSQITSHSDLDEGDIVYNLRRAIDLLRQIRGAIGDDDPILAGKIRDAIERMDRDEVSIVL